Proteins from a genomic interval of Youhaiella tibetensis:
- a CDS encoding CheR family methyltransferase, translated as MEQGEYPLSDREFSRIKARVYQVAGISLSDAKRTLVVSRLSKILRAMGMASFDDYVDYLEHSGSAQDSQEFVNALTTNLTRFYREDHHFAHLSDYVRDLVGRRPRVGPDGKPRLRIWSAGCSTGQEPYTIAVSLLDQFPDLKRWDFRILATDIDTNVIAKAATGIYPEAELAGLTPQRAALFEKAGGGTIRVPAAARSLVAFKPLNLIGDWPMRGPFDAIFCRNVAIYFDKPTQGRLFGRLGQMLAPEGFLYIGHSENLGSGSEGFRLVGKTIYQNKQGQKREAA; from the coding sequence ATGGAACAGGGCGAGTACCCTCTTTCCGATCGCGAGTTTTCGCGTATCAAGGCCCGCGTCTATCAGGTCGCCGGCATATCGCTTTCGGACGCCAAGCGCACGCTTGTCGTGTCGCGTCTCTCAAAGATCCTGCGTGCCATGGGCATGGCGAGCTTTGACGATTACGTCGATTATCTCGAGCATTCCGGATCGGCGCAGGACAGCCAGGAATTCGTCAATGCGCTGACGACGAACCTCACGCGGTTCTATCGCGAGGACCATCACTTTGCGCACCTTTCCGACTATGTCCGAGACCTGGTCGGGCGCCGCCCGCGCGTCGGGCCGGACGGCAAGCCGCGCCTGCGCATCTGGTCGGCCGGCTGCTCGACGGGGCAGGAGCCCTATACGATTGCGGTGAGCCTGCTCGACCAGTTCCCCGATCTCAAGCGCTGGGATTTCCGGATCCTCGCCACCGATATCGACACCAACGTCATCGCCAAGGCGGCGACGGGCATCTACCCGGAGGCCGAGCTGGCCGGGCTGACGCCCCAGCGCGCCGCGCTTTTCGAGAAGGCCGGGGGCGGAACCATCCGCGTGCCGGCTGCCGCCCGCTCGCTGGTGGCGTTCAAGCCGCTCAACCTCATCGGCGACTGGCCGATGCGCGGGCCGTTCGACGCCATCTTCTGCCGGAACGTGGCCATCTATTTCGACAAACCCACCCAGGGGCGGCTCTTCGGCCGATTGGGCCAGATGCTGGCGCCCGAGGGTTTCCTCTATATCGGACACTCGGAAAACCTGGGCTCGGGCTCGGAAGGCTTCCGGCTGGTCGGCAAGACCATCTACCAGAACAAGCAAGGACAGAAGCGAGAAGCGGCATGA
- a CDS encoding methyl-accepting chemotaxis protein, with protein sequence MGLLDRLRIAHKLPLAMVGSALLVASGVGLVSSYIGSQTVSGLARQQMQTIAQARADAFSTYLTDIQSDVMATASSEVARTTLRDFSIAWGQFAKAPVERDPTEALQEAYITQNPNKEAERQLLDTSAGTTKTNYDFTHSKIHPTYRRQLELRGYADLFLLDATGNLIYSVMKQPDFAANFAAGGQWASTGLGQVYAQAMAMTEPGQVAFSDFSTYEPSHGAPAAFLASPVFDLRGKTIGVMAVRLSEANVNAVMSERNGLGETGESFIVGTDYRLRNDSTFSTQDDTLVTEYREPVVDAALAGNPAFAETNDYRGMPMLAAAIPLAFNGTNWAFVTTMGQDEVFAPVAGMRNTMLAIGGALLAVAALGGWLFSRSISRPLTGMAGAMDELASGNLSVEIEGGKRGDELGAMARALEVFRQNAHRMVDMTEEERAASLQRRSDRAEMMQALQRAFGQVVDAAVAGDFSRRIEVQFEDAELNVLADSVNNLVATVDRGVSETGVVLAALADANLSIRMEGDYEGAFLDLKQNANRVAEKLTEVIGQLKSTSSSLKTATGEILSGANDLSERTSRQAATIEETSAAMEQLAATVLQNADRAREASQTAGTVTRTAEEGGQVMGAANNAMERIETSSSKISNIIGMIDDIAFQTNLLALNASVEAARAGEAGKGFAVVAVEVRRLAQSAAQASAEVKTLIEQSALEVKDGTRLVAEAAAKLEAMLASARSSNALMDSIAHESREQAAAIDEVNASVRQMDEMTQHNAALVEETNAAIEKTEAQARELDRVVDVFTLGRAPESGAGEAENLATLRAPPRNKSYRSEGNAALDTSWESF encoded by the coding sequence ATGGGACTGTTAGACCGACTTCGTATTGCGCATAAACTCCCGCTGGCCATGGTTGGCTCGGCATTGCTCGTCGCCAGTGGCGTCGGGCTGGTGAGTTCCTATATCGGCTCCCAGACCGTGAGCGGGTTGGCGCGCCAGCAGATGCAGACCATCGCCCAGGCACGGGCCGATGCGTTCAGCACCTATCTTACCGACATCCAGAGCGATGTGATGGCGACTGCTTCCAGCGAGGTGGCGCGCACGACGTTGCGCGACTTCTCCATCGCCTGGGGACAGTTCGCCAAGGCTCCGGTCGAACGCGATCCCACCGAGGCGCTGCAGGAAGCCTACATCACGCAGAATCCGAACAAGGAGGCCGAGCGGCAGTTGCTGGACACGTCCGCCGGCACCACGAAGACCAATTACGACTTCACCCATTCCAAGATCCACCCCACCTATCGTCGCCAGCTCGAGCTGCGCGGCTATGCGGACCTCTTCCTCCTCGATGCGACGGGCAACCTCATCTATTCGGTGATGAAGCAGCCCGATTTCGCCGCCAACTTCGCCGCGGGCGGCCAGTGGGCCTCGACCGGGCTCGGGCAGGTCTACGCCCAGGCCATGGCCATGACCGAACCGGGGCAGGTGGCATTTTCCGACTTCTCCACCTATGAGCCCAGCCACGGCGCGCCGGCGGCCTTTCTGGCGTCGCCTGTCTTCGACTTGCGCGGCAAGACCATCGGGGTCATGGCGGTGCGGCTTTCGGAGGCGAACGTCAACGCGGTCATGAGCGAGCGCAACGGGCTGGGAGAAACGGGTGAGAGCTTCATCGTCGGCACCGATTACCGGCTGCGCAATGATTCCACCTTCAGCACCCAGGACGACACCCTGGTGACCGAATACCGCGAACCGGTCGTCGATGCGGCACTGGCCGGCAATCCGGCCTTTGCCGAGACCAACGACTATCGCGGCATGCCGATGCTGGCGGCGGCGATCCCGCTCGCCTTCAACGGCACCAACTGGGCCTTCGTCACCACGATGGGTCAGGATGAGGTCTTCGCGCCCGTGGCCGGCATGCGCAATACGATGCTGGCCATCGGCGGCGCGCTGCTGGCGGTGGCGGCGCTGGGCGGGTGGCTGTTCTCGCGCTCGATCTCGCGTCCCCTGACGGGCATGGCGGGCGCAATGGACGAGCTTGCCTCGGGCAACCTTTCGGTCGAAATCGAGGGTGGCAAGCGTGGCGACGAACTGGGCGCCATGGCGCGCGCCCTCGAAGTCTTCCGCCAGAATGCCCATCGCATGGTCGACATGACCGAGGAGGAGCGCGCCGCTTCGCTCCAGCGGCGCAGCGATCGCGCCGAGATGATGCAGGCGCTCCAGCGCGCCTTCGGCCAGGTGGTCGATGCGGCGGTGGCCGGCGATTTCTCGCGCCGGATCGAAGTACAGTTCGAGGATGCCGAGCTGAACGTTCTCGCCGACAGCGTCAACAACCTGGTCGCGACCGTGGACCGGGGCGTCAGCGAGACCGGTGTCGTCCTGGCAGCGCTCGCCGACGCCAACCTTTCCATCCGCATGGAGGGGGACTACGAGGGGGCTTTCCTCGACCTCAAGCAGAACGCCAACCGCGTGGCCGAAAAGCTGACCGAGGTCATCGGGCAGCTCAAGTCGACCTCCTCGAGCCTCAAGACGGCGACGGGTGAAATTCTCTCGGGCGCCAACGATCTTTCCGAGCGAACCAGCCGGCAGGCGGCGACGATCGAGGAGACTTCGGCGGCCATGGAGCAGCTGGCGGCCACCGTGCTCCAGAATGCCGATCGTGCCCGCGAGGCCTCGCAAACCGCGGGCACCGTAACCCGCACCGCCGAGGAAGGCGGGCAGGTCATGGGTGCGGCCAACAATGCCATGGAGCGCATCGAGACATCGTCCTCCAAGATCTCCAACATCATCGGCATGATCGACGACATCGCCTTTCAGACCAATCTCTTGGCCCTCAACGCTTCGGTGGAAGCGGCGCGGGCCGGCGAGGCAGGCAAGGGCTTTGCGGTCGTGGCCGTCGAAGTGCGGCGCCTGGCGCAATCGGCGGCGCAGGCCTCGGCCGAGGTCAAGACGCTCATCGAGCAGAGCGCGCTCGAGGTCAAGGACGGCACGAGGCTGGTGGCGGAGGCCGCCGCCAAGCTCGAGGCCATGCTCGCCTCGGCCCGTTCGAGTAATGCGCTCATGGACAGCATCGCCCACGAAAGCCGCGAGCAGGCTGCTGCGATCGACGAAGTCAACGCCTCGGTTCGCCAGATGGACGAGATGACCCAGCACAATGCCGCGCTGGTCGAGGAGACGAACGCTGCCATCGAAAAGACCGAGGCGCAGGCCCGCGAACTTGATCGGGTAGTGGACGTCTTTACGCTCGGCCGCGCGCCGGAATCCGGTGCCGGCGAGGCGGAAAATCTCGCTACCCTGCGGGCTCCGCCGAGGAACAAGAGCTATCGCAGCGAGGGCAATGCTGCACTCGACACGTCGTGGGAGAGCTTTTGA
- a CDS encoding RNA pyrophosphohydrolase, with amino-acid sequence MPKPIREDMPYRDCVGIALFNDKGQVFIGRRRPEDDPEDSAEAGAPWQMPQGGIDKGEAPIEAATRELFEETSVRSARLIAEAPEWIYYDLPDEALGIALKGKYRGQRQRWFAFAFTGEEAEINVIEPGDGHPSEFDAWRWEELTRTPDLIVPFKHDAYLKVVAAFADIPLPVSDG; translated from the coding sequence ATGCCCAAGCCCATCCGTGAAGACATGCCCTATCGCGACTGCGTGGGGATCGCCCTTTTCAACGACAAGGGACAGGTCTTCATCGGCCGCCGGCGACCGGAGGACGATCCCGAGGATTCGGCCGAAGCGGGCGCTCCCTGGCAGATGCCGCAGGGCGGCATCGACAAGGGCGAGGCTCCGATCGAGGCGGCGACGCGCGAGCTCTTCGAGGAGACCAGCGTGCGCTCGGCCCGTCTGATCGCCGAAGCTCCTGAATGGATCTACTATGACCTGCCCGACGAGGCCCTGGGCATCGCTCTCAAAGGCAAGTACCGCGGCCAGCGCCAGCGCTGGTTCGCTTTCGCCTTCACCGGCGAGGAAGCCGAGATCAATGTGATCGAGCCCGGCGACGGACACCCGTCCGAGTTCGACGCCTGGCGCTGGGAAGAGCTGACGCGCACGCCCGATCTCATCGTGCCCTTCAAGCATGACGCCTATCTCAAGGTAGTGGCCGCCTTCGCCGACATTCCCCTACCGGTGAGCGATGGCTGA
- a CDS encoding methyl-accepting chemotaxis protein, protein MRSQAVIEFSLDGVILTANKNFLDTVGYTLDEVVGQHHRMFVDPTEAASPTYAAFWQGLARGEYQSAQYRRVAKGGREIWLQASYSPLLDRHGKPVKVIKFATDITEQKNLSADQAGKIAAISRAQAVIEFGMDGTILTANENFLSTLGYRLDEIVGKHHRMFVEPSYGASREYEDFWAKLRSGEFIAAEFKRFGKGGNEVWIQASYNPVFDAAGKPVKVVKFATDITERKRAEGIIDRLKTSLARMAEGDLSGRIDTQFTGQYEELRVAFNQSLEQMTLIVSRLRTTSRALKTATGEILSGANDLSERTTKQAATIEETSATMEQLASTVVENAKRAESASAKARTVSTTASEGGEVMRRANEAMEKITASSSKISNIIGMIDDIAFQTNLLALNASVEAARAGDAGKGFAVVAVEVRRLAQSAAGASSEVKALIEQSATEVDGGSRLVADAASKLVAMLDSVKENSALIEGIATASREQAGAIEEVSTAVRQLDEMTQHNAALVEQTNAAIEQTEAQASELDKIVDVFNAEEREPPQAPVRALQDRVKAAARSYLGKEKVAVGQDWSEF, encoded by the coding sequence ATGCGTTCGCAAGCGGTTATCGAGTTCTCGCTCGATGGCGTCATTCTGACGGCCAACAAGAACTTCCTCGATACCGTGGGCTATACGCTCGATGAGGTGGTAGGCCAGCACCACCGCATGTTCGTTGATCCGACCGAAGCCGCCTCGCCGACTTATGCCGCCTTCTGGCAGGGCCTGGCCCGGGGCGAATATCAGTCCGCCCAGTATCGGCGGGTCGCCAAGGGCGGGCGCGAGATCTGGCTGCAGGCGAGCTATAGTCCGCTTCTTGACCGGCATGGCAAACCGGTCAAGGTCATCAAGTTTGCTACCGACATCACCGAGCAGAAGAATCTCTCGGCCGACCAGGCGGGCAAGATCGCAGCGATCTCGCGCGCACAGGCCGTGATCGAATTCGGCATGGACGGAACGATCCTCACCGCGAACGAGAACTTCCTTTCCACCCTTGGCTATCGCCTCGACGAAATCGTAGGCAAGCACCACCGCATGTTCGTGGAGCCGTCCTACGGCGCCAGCCGCGAATACGAGGATTTCTGGGCGAAGCTGCGGTCCGGGGAGTTCATCGCCGCCGAGTTCAAACGGTTCGGAAAAGGAGGCAACGAAGTCTGGATACAGGCCTCCTACAACCCCGTCTTCGATGCGGCGGGCAAGCCGGTCAAGGTGGTCAAGTTCGCCACCGACATTACCGAACGCAAACGGGCCGAAGGCATCATCGACCGACTGAAGACAAGCCTGGCGCGGATGGCCGAGGGGGATCTCAGCGGGCGGATCGACACGCAGTTCACCGGTCAGTACGAGGAATTGCGCGTGGCGTTCAACCAGTCGCTCGAGCAGATGACGCTGATCGTGAGCCGCCTGCGGACGACCTCGCGGGCGCTCAAGACCGCGACCGGCGAAATCCTCTCCGGGGCCAACGACCTTTCCGAACGCACCACCAAGCAGGCCGCCACGATCGAGGAGACCTCGGCGACCATGGAACAATTGGCCTCAACGGTGGTCGAGAACGCCAAGCGGGCCGAGTCGGCCAGTGCCAAGGCGCGCACGGTCAGCACCACGGCAAGCGAGGGAGGGGAGGTGATGCGCCGGGCCAACGAGGCCATGGAGAAGATCACCGCCTCCTCGTCCAAGATTTCCAACATTATCGGCATGATCGACGACATCGCCTTCCAGACGAACCTCCTCGCTCTCAACGCGTCGGTGGAAGCGGCGCGGGCCGGGGACGCGGGCAAGGGCTTTGCCGTCGTGGCGGTGGAGGTGCGACGCCTGGCGCAAAGCGCGGCGGGGGCCTCGTCCGAGGTCAAGGCGCTGATCGAGCAGAGCGCAACCGAGGTCGATGGCGGCTCACGACTCGTGGCGGATGCGGCCAGCAAGCTCGTGGCCATGCTGGATTCGGTCAAGGAGAACTCGGCGCTCATCGAAGGCATCGCCACGGCCAGCCGGGAGCAGGCGGGCGCCATCGAGGAGGTGTCGACGGCTGTCCGGCAACTCGACGAGATGACCCAGCACAACGCCGCGCTGGTCGAACAGACCAATGCCGCGATCGAGCAGACGGAGGCCCAGGCCAGCGAACTCGACAAGATCGTCGACGTCTTCAATGCTGAGGAACGGGAGCCGCCGCAGGCGCCGGTCCGGGCGCTCCAGGATCGCGTCAAGGCGGCTGCCAGGAGCTATCTGGGCAAGGAGAAGGTTGCCGTCGGCCAGGATTGGTCCGAGTTCTAG
- a CDS encoding GNAT family N-acetyltransferase, whose translation MADIRRLTQDDRAAWCAQRLLLWPGHSEAELDAEVGQMLASPDTPAFGAFEGKELIGFAEASVRPYGDGCETAPVAWLEGIYIAPAYRRHGLGRALVEAVADWARERKLFELGSDAAIYNTTSHLSHAGWGFEETERIVLFRRKLT comes from the coding sequence ATGGCTGACATCCGGCGCCTCACCCAGGACGATCGAGCCGCCTGGTGCGCGCAGCGGCTCCTGCTGTGGCCGGGCCATAGCGAGGCTGAACTCGACGCCGAGGTTGGCCAGATGCTCGCCAGCCCGGATACGCCCGCGTTCGGCGCCTTCGAGGGCAAGGAACTCATCGGCTTCGCCGAGGCCTCCGTCAGGCCCTATGGCGATGGCTGCGAGACCGCGCCCGTCGCCTGGCTCGAAGGCATCTACATCGCCCCGGCCTATCGCCGTCACGGCCTCGGCCGCGCTCTGGTCGAAGCCGTTGCCGACTGGGCCCGCGAGCGCAAGCTCTTCGAACTCGGCTCGGACGCGGCGATCTACAACACCACCTCCCATCTCAGCCATGCCGGCTGGGGTTTCGAGGAGACCGAGCGGATCGTGCTCTTCCGGCGGAAGTTGACGTGA
- a CDS encoding protein-glutamate methylesterase/protein-glutamine glutaminase, whose product MSIRVLIVDDSALIRELLSRTLAKDGDIVVVGTAQDPIEAREKVKTLSPDVLTLDIEMPNMNGLAFLEKLMRLHPLPVVMVSTLTKKGASETLLALELGAVDFAAKPGADLSGGLDAFGAVLRDKVRAAAHSDVRGRAMRATPPKVGIRTASAPTGSVIAIGASTGGVEAIRAVLSQLPPDCPPIVIAQHMPPGFTGRFAARLDEVTELTVVEAEDRMPLLPGHAYVAKGDFHLRVERSSGQLKCRLSQDELASGHRPSVDVLFESVAKSVGHMAVAAILTGMGRDGARGLKLMRDAGAYTVGQSQASALVYGMPRVAFEEGAVVEQAPLEAIAGKLANALVKLRSAA is encoded by the coding sequence ATGAGCATCCGGGTTCTTATTGTCGATGATTCGGCTCTCATCCGCGAACTGCTCTCGCGCACCCTGGCCAAGGACGGCGACATCGTAGTGGTCGGCACCGCCCAGGATCCGATCGAGGCGCGCGAGAAGGTCAAGACGCTCAGCCCGGACGTGCTGACGCTCGATATCGAAATGCCCAACATGAACGGGCTGGCTTTCCTCGAAAAGCTCATGCGGCTGCATCCCCTGCCGGTGGTGATGGTTTCGACCCTCACCAAGAAGGGCGCAAGCGAGACGCTCCTGGCGCTCGAGCTGGGCGCCGTCGATTTCGCCGCCAAGCCAGGGGCGGACCTTTCAGGCGGACTGGATGCTTTCGGGGCGGTGCTGCGCGACAAGGTGCGCGCGGCGGCCCATAGTGACGTGCGCGGCCGGGCCATGCGCGCCACCCCACCCAAGGTCGGCATCCGCACTGCTTCGGCGCCGACCGGTTCGGTCATCGCCATCGGCGCCTCGACCGGTGGGGTCGAGGCCATCCGCGCGGTCCTGAGCCAGTTGCCGCCCGATTGCCCGCCCATCGTCATCGCCCAGCACATGCCGCCCGGCTTCACCGGACGCTTTGCGGCCCGCCTCGACGAGGTCACGGAACTGACCGTTGTCGAGGCCGAAGACCGCATGCCGCTCCTGCCGGGCCATGCCTATGTCGCCAAGGGCGATTTCCATCTGCGCGTCGAACGATCCTCGGGCCAGCTCAAGTGCCGGCTTTCCCAGGACGAGCTGGCTTCCGGCCACCGTCCGAGCGTCGATGTGCTCTTCGAATCGGTCGCCAAGTCGGTGGGCCACATGGCCGTCGCAGCGATCCTGACGGGCATGGGGCGCGACGGGGCCCGGGGGCTCAAGCTCATGCGCGATGCCGGGGCCTACACGGTCGGGCAGAGCCAGGCTTCGGCGCTGGTTTACGGCATGCCCCGGGTCGCCTTCGAGGAAGGCGCGGTGGTCGAACAGGCTCCCCTCGAGGCCATCGCGGGGAAACTGGCCAATGCATTGGTGAAACTGCGCAGCGCAGCGTAA
- a CDS encoding aspartate/glutamate racemase family protein, protein MKTIGLIGGMSWESTAHYYAVLNRETARLRGGLHSAPVLLHSVDFAPIEAMQRADNWEEAGASLAAVAAGLEAQGAGLIGLATNTMHIVAPAIAASLHIPFIHIADPTADALLADGYDTVGLLGTRFTMEMPFYRQRLEARGLKVLVPEVGRTNLNGIIYEELCLGIVREESRLTYVSAIEQLAARGAQAVILGCTEIDMLIDDSNSPLPVFDTTELHAKALVAAALA, encoded by the coding sequence GTGAAAACTATCGGCCTGATCGGTGGCATGAGCTGGGAATCGACCGCCCACTATTATGCAGTCCTCAATCGCGAGACCGCCCGGCTGCGCGGCGGCCTGCATTCGGCGCCCGTCCTGCTCCATTCGGTCGATTTCGCCCCGATCGAGGCCATGCAGCGCGCCGACAACTGGGAAGAGGCCGGCGCCAGTCTCGCTGCGGTCGCGGCCGGCCTGGAAGCGCAGGGCGCCGGGTTGATCGGGCTGGCGACCAACACCATGCACATCGTCGCGCCCGCCATTGCGGCCAGCCTGCATATTCCGTTCATCCACATCGCCGACCCCACCGCCGACGCTCTGCTGGCGGATGGCTACGACACCGTTGGACTGCTGGGAACCCGCTTCACCATGGAGATGCCCTTCTACCGCCAGCGGCTGGAAGCACGTGGGCTTAAGGTGCTCGTTCCCGAAGTCGGCAGGACCAATCTCAACGGCATCATCTACGAAGAGCTTTGCCTCGGCATAGTGCGCGAGGAAAGCCGCCTGACCTATGTGAGCGCCATCGAGCAACTGGCTGCGCGAGGAGCCCAGGCGGTGATCCTGGGCTGCACCGAGATCGACATGCTGATCGACGACTCCAATTCGCCGCTGCCGGTATTCGACACCACCGAGTTACACGCCAAGGCCCTGGTGGCCGCCGCGCTCGCCTGA
- a CDS encoding S41 family peptidase, whose product MNLSPVRAAAIAFALMLPTLPAATFAQEEPTPPTEVTKDADAAAQARDPSELYSDLNLFGEVLDRIRAEYVDVPDEKELIRAAIRGMLTSLDPHSDYLAPKDYADTQQDVSGQFGGLGIEVTMENDVLKVVSPIDDTPAARAGILPNDFIIQIDGTDVQGMALDDAVAKMRGTVGSKVKLTIMREGQDKPLDFDLTRDIIAMRAVRMSMEGDVAVLRLSRFSEQAFVGIKKAIDDVYKERNGVAPKGIILDLRNNPGGLVDQAVFVADAFLKQGSVVLTRGRSDQESARYDAKPDALDSKIADVPLIVLINGGSASAAEIVAGALQDHKRATLIGTRSFGKGSVQSIISLGENGAMRLTTARYYTPNNRSIQAAGIQPDITITENVPEEFKGRDEIIGEAALPGQIGGGTEEKATTGSSVYVPAKKEDDTQLQYALKLINGEEHNDAYPPKSDQQTIAKVN is encoded by the coding sequence ATGAACCTGTCGCCAGTCCGCGCCGCCGCTATCGCGTTCGCGCTCATGCTGCCAACACTGCCTGCGGCGACTTTCGCGCAGGAAGAGCCCACCCCGCCGACCGAGGTCACCAAGGACGCCGATGCCGCCGCCCAGGCGCGCGATCCGTCCGAACTCTACTCGGACCTTAACCTGTTCGGCGAAGTGCTCGACCGGATCCGCGCCGAATATGTCGACGTGCCCGACGAGAAGGAACTGATCCGCGCCGCCATTCGCGGCATGCTGACCTCGCTCGATCCGCATTCGGACTATCTCGCCCCCAAGGACTACGCCGACACCCAGCAGGACGTTTCCGGCCAGTTCGGCGGCCTGGGCATCGAGGTGACCATGGAGAACGACGTTCTCAAGGTCGTTTCCCCCATCGATGATACGCCGGCCGCCCGCGCCGGCATCCTGCCCAACGACTTCATCATCCAGATCGACGGGACCGACGTCCAGGGCATGGCGCTCGATGACGCGGTGGCCAAGATGCGCGGCACCGTCGGCTCAAAGGTCAAGCTCACCATCATGCGCGAAGGCCAGGACAAGCCGCTCGATTTCGACCTGACCCGCGACATCATCGCCATGCGCGCCGTGCGCATGAGCATGGAAGGCGACGTGGCGGTGCTGCGTCTCTCGCGCTTCTCCGAACAGGCGTTCGTGGGCATCAAGAAGGCGATCGACGACGTCTACAAGGAACGCAACGGCGTTGCGCCCAAGGGCATCATCCTCGACCTGCGCAACAACCCGGGTGGCCTCGTTGACCAGGCCGTCTTCGTTGCCGACGCTTTCCTCAAGCAGGGATCGGTCGTGCTGACGCGCGGCCGCTCCGACCAGGAAAGCGCCCGGTACGACGCCAAGCCCGACGCCCTCGATTCCAAGATCGCCGACGTCCCGCTGATCGTGCTGATCAATGGCGGCTCGGCCTCGGCTGCCGAGATCGTCGCCGGGGCGCTTCAGGACCACAAGCGCGCCACCCTCATCGGCACGCGCTCGTTCGGCAAGGGTTCCGTGCAGTCGATCATCTCGCTGGGCGAAAACGGCGCAATGCGCCTGACCACGGCCCGCTACTACACGCCCAACAACCGCTCCATCCAGGCCGCCGGCATCCAACCGGACATCACCATTACCGAGAACGTGCCCGAAGAGTTCAAGGGCCGCGACGAGATCATCGGCGAAGCGGCGCTTCCCGGCCAGATCGGCGGCGGCACCGAGGAGAAGGCGACCACGGGCTCGTCGGTCTACGTGCCGGCCAAGAAGGAAGACGACACCCAGCTTCAGTACGCCCTCAAGCTGATCAACGGGGAAGAGCACAACGACGCCTACCCGCCCAAGTCCGATCAGCAGACCATCGCAAAGGTTAACTGA
- a CDS encoding response regulator, with the protein MPKASAVSVLVVDDQQSMRGICKYILTQLGFKDIHEAKSGRDALGKLEKTNVDLIISDWNMDDIDGLTLLKVIRKHPKTQAMPFIMATGRSDKEQVKEAISAGVNNYIIKPFDAGTMKKRIEAVIGALT; encoded by the coding sequence ATGCCAAAAGCAAGTGCAGTGAGCGTTTTGGTGGTGGATGACCAGCAGTCCATGCGGGGTATCTGCAAGTACATCCTGACCCAGCTCGGTTTTAAAGACATCCACGAGGCCAAGAGCGGCCGCGATGCCCTGGGCAAGCTGGAAAAGACCAATGTCGACCTCATCATTTCCGACTGGAACATGGATGACATCGACGGTCTGACCCTGCTCAAGGTGATCCGCAAGCACCCCAAGACACAGGCGATGCCGTTCATTATGGCAACGGGCCGTTCCGACAAGGAGCAGGTCAAGGAAGCCATCTCGGCGGGCGTCAACAACTACATCATCAAGCCGTTCGATGCCGGCACGATGAAGAAGCGCATCGAGGCCGTGATCGGCGCCCTCACCTGA
- a CDS encoding divergent polysaccharide deacetylase family protein: MADELSAPLSRKTDRNRKARALRGNPLHLPLARLGFAVILAILGAVAVRVLVVNDPQGGRPQTTADINASRTGNSVASQVSSPSVVTITADPEETPAGAGGARIISVDPGLPASGSSDPANTPNEFGVIPDLAEETQNGPIPRVSADGRTPFAAYSRASVTPETAGGKPLVALIITGLGLNQAGTLEAIDKLPSAVTMAFAPYGKTLDVTTAAARNSGHELLLQLPLEPFDYPDNDPGPQTLLTGQQPRANIDKLYWLMARLGGYVGVMNYMGARFTSTGADFAPIMEEVGTRGLGYLDDGSSNRSLASQLANANKVPFAKAGMVLDNNPAREPIMAALDALKAQAVEKGSAIGIISALPVSVATVAEWAKTAEDNGVILVPVSALMKR, encoded by the coding sequence ATGGCCGACGAGCTGAGCGCTCCCCTCAGTCGCAAGACCGACAGGAACCGCAAGGCGCGCGCCTTGCGCGGCAATCCCCTCCACCTGCCCCTGGCACGGCTGGGTTTCGCGGTTATCCTGGCGATCCTGGGCGCCGTCGCGGTAAGGGTCCTGGTGGTGAACGATCCCCAGGGCGGAAGGCCGCAGACCACCGCCGATATCAATGCCAGCCGCACGGGCAATTCTGTTGCCAGCCAGGTCTCCTCGCCCAGCGTCGTCACCATCACGGCCGATCCCGAAGAGACCCCGGCCGGAGCCGGCGGCGCCAGGATCATCTCCGTCGATCCGGGCCTGCCCGCCTCGGGCTCTTCCGACCCGGCCAACACTCCCAATGAGTTCGGCGTCATTCCCGATCTCGCCGAGGAAACCCAGAACGGACCGATCCCGCGGGTTTCCGCCGACGGCCGCACCCCTTTCGCCGCCTATTCGCGCGCCTCGGTGACCCCCGAAACCGCCGGCGGCAAGCCGCTCGTGGCGCTCATCATCACCGGCCTGGGTCTGAACCAGGCGGGCACGCTCGAAGCCATCGACAAACTGCCCAGCGCGGTGACCATGGCCTTCGCGCCCTATGGCAAGACCCTCGACGTCACGACCGCCGCGGCCCGCAATTCGGGCCATGAGTTGCTGCTTCAGCTGCCCCTCGAACCCTTCGACTATCCCGATAACGACCCCGGTCCGCAGACCCTGCTCACCGGGCAGCAGCCCCGCGCCAATATCGACAAGCTCTATTGGCTGATGGCTCGGCTCGGCGGCTATGTCGGGGTAATGAACTACATGGGCGCCCGCTTCACTTCGACCGGCGCCGACTTCGCCCCCATCATGGAGGAGGTCGGCACGCGCGGTCTGGGCTATCTGGACGACGGTTCGTCCAATCGCTCCCTGGCCAGCCAGCTCGCCAATGCCAACAAGGTTCCCTTCGCCAAGGCGGGCATGGTGCTCGACAACAACCCTGCACGCGAACCGATCATGGCGGCCCTCGATGCCCTCAAGGCGCAGGCCGTCGAAAAGGGCTCGGCGATCGGCATCATTTCGGCTCTTCCCGTTTCCGTCGCAACCGTCGCAGAATGGGCCAAGACTGCCGAGGACAATGGTGTCATTCTGGTGCCCGTTAGCGCCTTGATGAAACGGTAA